In Malus sylvestris chromosome 16, drMalSylv7.2, whole genome shotgun sequence, the following are encoded in one genomic region:
- the LOC126608317 gene encoding uncharacterized protein LOC126608317 — translation MSGPSDRRFDLNLVEEAAPPSPDNIWRPSFVSPTGPLTVGDSVMKNDMTAAVVARNLLTPKDNRLLSKRSDELAVKDSLALSVQCAGSVSNMAQRLFARTRQVESLAAEVMSLKQEIRGLKHENKQLHRLAHDYATNMKRKLDQMKETDGQVLLDHQRFVGLFQRHLLPSSSGAVPRNEAPNDQPLMPPPSRVLSSTEAPNDPPPVPSLSGALPTAETSPKQPL, via the coding sequence atgtctggcccctccgaccgtcgttttgacttgaaccttgttgaagaggcagccccgccttctccagacaacatatggcgcccatccttcgtctcccctactggtcctcttaccgttggggattccgtgatgaagaatgatatgaccgctgcggtggtggccaggaaccttctcactcccaaagataacagactactttccaaacggtctgatgagttagctgttaaggattcgctggctctcagtgttcagtgtgcaggttctgtgtctaatatggcccaacgcctatttgctcgaacccgccaagttgaatcattggcggctgaagtgatgagtctcaaacaggagattagagggctcaagcatgagaataaacagttgcaccggctcgcacatgactatgctacaaacatgaagaggaagcttgaccagatgaaggaaactgatggtcaggttttacttgatcatcagagatttgtgggtttgttccaaaggcatttattgccttcgtcttctggggctgtaccgcgtaatgaagctccgaatgatcaacctctgatgcctcctccttctagggttctgtccagtactgaggctccaaatgatccccctccggtgccttctctttctggggctctaccgactgctgagacttctcctaagcaacctttgtga
- the LOC126608312 gene encoding putative cyclic nucleotide-gated ion channel 13, with protein sequence MGNSDMQALSCIWSGEETQKPHESWDKKYWKKIFLALCLCAVLIDPLFLYIPILKDDFKCLMLDPKLKIAVLLLRSVIDFFYLMDIIIRIYRSENYSSLINELNHGQQQMNFNFVLKFCVPRIAKAIWASSEILIDIVTLLPLPQVAILIFFSKMSDLRSLTTTRMVFMNIFALVQYMPRVFRIYFSPTELKKTHEEEISETPTWIKGVLYFCMYIIASHVVGALWYFFAIQRMMMCWHSACHKNDGCDNRFFGCHDHHAFRNTTILNDLCPVSVSDNSSDTMLFSFGIFATVLQYGVVGSTNYFQKFLNCFWWGLRNLSSFGSNLEPSVDGWENLYTVFISITGLLLFLYVIGNLQMYMQFESTRTENLMQIKRKMKGRDKEIELWLFKKGIPTSSMKDIKLQIREKVQQAVQEDTYNNLDNILPLLPLDVQRRIEESFAKLKQVPMLQGMDEGLLKIIHERLKPVRYTENMFIIQKGEILEKMFYIVDGFVSREERSSDDLGRDAGELCGQELLRWRFYSYFPHRKPLATESVKATGVVEALALNASDLQSIYDQSDILQKEKPRHKRMIQEEMERSIDGLISKNGIPEESNQDVKLRIIKELFQEDKTVYWDILDWYHLVSCLPPNFENEMKSYMPLTKLKKMPEFRIKDDKVLKEICSHLRPKKYNRTDSIIEKGDPIQMLLIVKGRIGHQGRVKGVGEIYGKEPLVSPFSTSFLDQVSTAAESPSVITDVVEALVLMASDMERIATKFRKRFTKNYDIDMHNLRKRTFLRFFTEEEVKRATRNYTCLKYPNEGGYGTVYHTKLYGRAVAIKTCNIAAGDPFIQSQRLVHEAFVRSEIKHRNVESLFGCCLKTTWPIMVYLRFNALSLVEHFHRNKSKLSLESRMKIAAETAGALAYVHSKSIIHRDVKTANILIDQTTHTVIVSGFGASRLLHEDERELEDEVPTWPGTLGYVDPEYLESHVLTKSDVYGFGVVLVELLTHKEAVSSDKPERSLANDFVCKVQEGRLGQILDGEINRDEFSFEIAKKVSELAMECLRSRAKERPSMKKVAAVLEGVVQTIIKPSTVGR encoded by the exons ATGGGAAACTCTGACATGCAAGCATTAAGTTGTATATGGAGTGGAGAGGAAACTCAAAAACCACACGAGTCTTGGGATAAAAAATACTGGAAGAAAATATTCCTAGCGTTGTGTTTGTGCGCTGTTTTAATTGATCCATTGTTCCTCTACATTCCAATTCTGAAGGATGATTTCAAGTGCCTTATGTTAGATCCAAAGTTGAAGATAGCCGTTCTTCTTTTAAGATCAGTCATAGATTTTTTCTATTTAATGGACATCATTATTCGAATTTATAGATCTGAAAACTATTCGAGTTTAATCAATGAACTTAACCACGGACAACAACAAATGAATTTCAACTTCGTATTGAAATTCTGTGTGCCAAGAATAGCCAAGGCAATATGGGCGTCAAGTGAAATCTTAATTGACATTGTAACTCTTCTTCCCCTTCCACAG GTGGcaattctcattttcttctcaaaaATGAGTGACTTGAGATCTTTGACTACAACAAGGATggtttttatgaacatttttgcTCTAGTGCAATATATGCCACGAGTTTTTCGCATCTACTTCTCACCTACAGAACTTAAAAAGACTCATGAAGAAGAGATTAGTGAGACTCCTACATGGATTAAGGGTGTACTCTATTTTTGTAtgtacattattgctagtcat GTAGTCGGAGCCTTGTGGTATTTTTTTGCTATACAACGAATGATGATGTGCTGGCATTCTGCATGTCACAAAAATGATGGATGTGATAACAGATTTTTTGGTTGTCATGATCACCACGCATTTAGAAATACCACAATTCTAAATGATTTATGCCCTGTCAGTGTCAGTGACAATTCATCAGACACAATGCTCTTCAGTTTTGGTATATTTGCTACTGTGCTTCAATATGGTGTTGTAGGATCAACCAATTATTTTCAAAAGTTCTTGAACTGTTTCTGGTGGGGTTTACGAAATTTAAG TTCCTTTGGTTCAAATCTGGAGCCCAGTGTAGATGGATGGGAGAACCTCTATACAGTTTTTATTTCTATAACTGGCTTGCTCCTGTTTTTATATGTCATTGGAAATTTGCAG ATGTATATGCAATTTGAGTCTACAAGAACAGAGAATCTCATGCAAATTAAACGGAAGATGAAAGGAAGAGATAAAGAAATAGAATTGTGGTTATTCAAAAAGGGCATTCCTACCAGCTCGATGAAGGATATCAAGCTGCAGATTAGGGAAAAGGTACAACAAGCAGTTCAAGAGGATACGTATAATAATTTGGATAATAttctccctcttcttcctttggATGTTCAAAGGCGCATAGAAGAGTCTTTTGCCAAGTTGAAGCAA GTGCCAATGCTTCAAGGGATGGATGAAGGTTTGTTGAAAATAATCCATGAGAGACTCAAGCCCGTGAGATATACTGAGAACATGTTTATTATTCAAAAGGGTGAAATACTTGAAAAGATGTTCTACATTGTAGACGGATTTGTATCCCGTGAAGAGAGATCTTCTGATGATTTGGGACGAGATGCAGGAGAATTATGTGGACAAGAACTTCTACGTTGGCGATTCTACTCTTACTTTCCTCACAGAAAACCATTGGCAACTGAATCTGTCAAGGCAACTGGGGTTGTTGAAGCCCTTGCTCTCAACGCATCGGACTTGCAAAGT ATATATGATCAATCAGACATTTTACAAAAAGAGAAGCCTAGACACAAAAGAATGATTCAAGAGGAGATGGAGCGAAGTATAGATGGGTTGATAAGTAAAAATGGGATTCCTGAAGAGTCAAATCAGGATGTAAAGTTGCGGATCATTAAAGAACTATTTCAAGAAGACAAGACTGTTTATTGGGATATTCTTGATTGGTATCATCTCGTTTCTTGTCTTCCCCCGAATTTTGAAAACGAGATGAAAAGTTACATGCCACTGACTAAGTTAAAGAAG ATGCCAGAATTCCGAATCAAGGATGATAAAGTTTTGAAAGAAATTTGTAGCCACCTTCGTCCCAAGAAGTATAATCGTACCGATAGCATTATTGAAAAGGGTGACCCAATTCAAATGTTGTTGATTGTGAAAGGAAGAATAGGCCATCAAGGAAGGGTAAAAGGCGTAGGAGAAATCTATGGAAAAGAACCTCTGGTTTCGCCATTCTCGACCTCTTTCCTTGACCAAGTAAGTACAGCAGCTGAGTCTCCTTCTGTAATTACGGATGTTGTTGAAGCCCTTGTTCTGATGGCCAGTGACATGGAGAGAATAGCCACTAAATTCCGGAAGCGTTTCACCAAAAATTACGACATAGACATGCATAATTTGCGTAAAAGGACATTCTTAAGATTCTTTACTGAAGAGGAAGTTAAGAGGGCCACACGCAACTACACTTGTTTGAAGTATCCAAATGAAGGAGGCTACGGAACAGTTTACCACACAAAATTATATGGAAGAGCCGTCGCCATAAAAACGTGCAACATTGCTGCTGGTGACCCGTTCATCCAGAGTCAACGTCTGGTTCATGAGGCATTTGTTCGTTCTGAAATCAAACACAGAAATGTGGAGAGCCTGTTTGGTTGTTGTTTAAAGACAACATGGCCCATAATGGTTTATCTCCGCTTCAATGCTTTGTCTCTTGTTGAGCACTTTCACAGAAACAAATCGAAACTCTCGTTGGAATCACGAATGAAGATAGCAGCAGAAACTGCAGGAGCTCTAGCATATGTGCATTCCAAGTCAATCATACACCGAGATGTGAAGACTGCAAATATATTAATAGATCAGACAACTCACACTGTAATAGTTTCCGGTTTTGGAGCTTCACGATTGCTTCATGAGGATGAACGTGAATTGGAAGATGAAGTACCAACTTGGCCAGGGACATTGGGATACGTAGACCCCGAGTATCTTGAATCACACGTGCTAACAAAGAGCGACGTCTATGGCTTTGGAGTTGTTCTAGTGGAGCTACTAACACATAAAGAGGCAGTTTCTTCTGACAAACCTGAGAGATCCCTAGCAAACGACTTTGTTTGTAAAGTACAAGAGGGTCGCTTGGGCCAAATTCTCGATGGTGAAATAAACAGAGACGAGTTTAGCTTTGAGATAGCCAAAAAAGTGAGCGAGCTTGCCATGGAATGTTTGAGGTCAAGAGCGAAAGAAAGGCCTTCCATGAAAAAAGTAGCAGCGGTGCTCGAGGGAGTAGTGCAAACTATTATAAAACCTTCTACGGTGGGACGGTAA